A single region of the Salicibibacter cibi genome encodes:
- the hydA gene encoding dihydropyrimidinase, with protein MKTIIKNGTIVTSSDTYKADVIIEEGAITGIVKNATASSEDKVIDVNEQYVFPGGIDVHAHLANSGTVDDFESGTKAAAIGGLTSIINFTMPNEDQSILDNLREWKSKAKPSYIDYGFHSIINQCNDSVLDQIPSLANEEGVTSIKLFMAYRGENMVSDLEMYRLMKKAGENGMIVNVHAENGDVVDELRMEAIAQGNTDPIYHAYTRPATQEAEATNRAIRIGEVANTPVYIVHVSCSDSLEQIIEAKKRGITVYGETCPHYLVLDETYLEQTDFEGAKYVCSPPLRKKEDQDSLWKGIATGNISTIGSDHSSLLFDDGKKGKEDFTLIPNGLPSIEDIFHITYHFGVHEGRISLQKFVDVVSTGPAKIFGMYPNKGTIAVGADADIVIFDPKQSRVISQKTQYQSTDYNIYEGMEVKGAIIRVLSRGEEIVRDNTFLGEPGRGKFIYRRKFSESSMNYSESD; from the coding sequence TTGAAGACAATTATTAAAAACGGTACCATTGTAACTTCTTCTGATACTTATAAGGCAGACGTCATAATAGAAGAAGGAGCCATTACTGGCATAGTAAAAAATGCTACAGCATCCTCAGAAGACAAGGTCATTGATGTAAATGAGCAATATGTATTTCCAGGTGGGATTGACGTGCATGCTCATCTAGCAAACTCTGGAACAGTCGATGATTTTGAAAGTGGCACTAAGGCAGCGGCAATAGGGGGGTTAACAAGTATAATTAACTTCACAATGCCTAATGAGGATCAGTCCATACTCGACAATTTACGAGAATGGAAATCAAAAGCAAAGCCCTCTTATATTGATTACGGATTCCATTCCATTATTAATCAGTGTAATGATAGTGTATTGGATCAAATTCCATCATTGGCTAACGAAGAAGGAGTCACCTCCATTAAGTTATTTATGGCTTATAGAGGTGAAAATATGGTAAGTGACCTTGAAATGTATAGACTTATGAAAAAAGCTGGAGAAAATGGGATGATCGTTAATGTTCATGCTGAAAATGGGGACGTGGTTGACGAACTTAGAATGGAGGCGATAGCACAAGGTAATACAGACCCTATTTATCATGCCTATACAAGACCCGCAACTCAGGAAGCAGAGGCAACGAACAGAGCAATTCGAATTGGAGAGGTAGCAAATACTCCTGTTTATATCGTCCATGTCAGCTGTTCTGATTCACTGGAGCAAATAATTGAAGCTAAAAAAAGAGGTATAACAGTTTATGGAGAAACCTGTCCACATTATTTAGTTTTGGATGAAACTTATTTAGAACAAACAGATTTTGAAGGAGCGAAATATGTCTGCTCGCCTCCACTTCGTAAAAAAGAAGATCAAGATTCATTATGGAAAGGCATTGCCACAGGAAATATTTCTACAATTGGTTCCGATCATTCTTCGTTATTATTTGATGATGGTAAAAAGGGGAAAGAAGATTTCACATTAATACCAAACGGTTTACCTAGTATAGAAGATATTTTTCATATCACTTATCATTTTGGTGTTCATGAAGGTCGAATTTCATTGCAAAAGTTTGTGGATGTTGTAAGTACTGGACCAGCAAAAATATTTGGAATGTATCCGAATAAAGGAACTATTGCTGTTGGAGCCGACGCAGATATTGTTATCTTTGATCCCAAGCAATCGAGAGTTATTTCCCAAAAAACACAATACCAAAGTACGGATTATAACATTTATGAAGGCATGGAAGTTAAGGGTGCTATCATCCGCGTTTTGTCTCGTGGAGAAGAGATTGTTCGAGATAATACTTTTTTAGGAGAACCAGGGCGAGGAAAGTTTATATATCGAAGAAAGTTTTCAGAAAGTAGTATGAATTATAGTGAAAGTGACTAA
- a CDS encoding RidA family protein, giving the protein MKEKITTSLAPEPAGQYSQGVKVGNRIYVAGQTSLNVETGSIPDSLEEQTRQVFANIKHVLAVGGATLSDVVKVNVYLVNLDHFDEFNSVFKEFFTEEPFPVRTTVGSKLKGIEIEIDIIAEIECAVVSVL; this is encoded by the coding sequence ATGAAAGAAAAAATTACTACTTCATTAGCTCCCGAACCGGCGGGACAATATTCACAAGGAGTTAAGGTGGGGAATCGAATTTATGTAGCTGGCCAAACTTCTTTAAATGTAGAGACTGGATCCATTCCTGACTCATTAGAAGAGCAAACAAGACAAGTGTTTGCAAACATTAAACATGTGTTGGCAGTAGGTGGGGCTACACTTTCAGATGTTGTGAAGGTAAACGTATATTTAGTGAACCTTGATCATTTCGATGAGTTCAACTCCGTTTTCAAGGAGTTTTTCACCGAGGAACCATTTCCGGTTCGTACGACTGTAGGCAGCAAGTTGAAAGGTATTGAAATAGAAATAGATATCATTGCTGAAATTGAATGTGCAGTCGTTAGTGTCTTATAA
- a CDS encoding IS110 family transposase produces the protein MGLKIVYPICCGIDVHKTFVVACIASTDEGVTTYKRHRFSTYTKGLKELSQWLCEHNCKDVCMESTGKYWIPVFNVLEHSCNITLAHPKYVKAIRGKKTDKKDAKWIADLFKHDLVAGSFMPPLAIRQLRDLMRYRFKLTNFTSSEKNRVQNSLTVSNIQLGNVVSDTFGKSSMNIIGKLLEDPTDTTFDIEPLIHGSMDHKIPELKLAVEGFITPEQSGKLAVIKKHYDNLNARKSDLEELILSLAEPYTEEINLILTVPSFKNIFSAIAVVSEIGVDMDVFPTAKHLCSWAGLTPTNNESAGKKKSVRVSRAGVYIKPLLVHCATAVVKSDKHPEIRNRYLRIKKRRGHKRAIIAIARMLLTAIYHILKKKEPYNPDLYQKADVLPVSREITVEQALSLAKSQGFRIKETVT, from the coding sequence ATGGGATTAAAAATTGTATATCCCATTTGTTGTGGTATTGACGTCCACAAAACCTTTGTTGTTGCTTGTATTGCTTCTACCGACGAAGGCGTCACGACTTACAAACGCCATCGCTTTTCAACCTATACCAAAGGGTTGAAAGAGCTGTCACAGTGGCTTTGTGAACACAATTGCAAGGATGTCTGCATGGAATCGACCGGAAAGTACTGGATTCCCGTGTTCAATGTCTTGGAACATTCCTGCAACATCACCTTGGCCCATCCGAAATACGTCAAAGCCATCCGTGGTAAAAAAACGGATAAAAAGGATGCGAAATGGATCGCTGATTTATTCAAACATGACCTTGTAGCCGGAAGCTTTATGCCTCCGCTCGCTATTCGGCAGCTTCGTGACTTGATGCGTTATCGTTTTAAACTAACGAACTTTACATCAAGCGAGAAAAATCGAGTTCAAAACAGCCTTACCGTTTCGAACATCCAGCTTGGAAATGTGGTGTCTGATACCTTTGGAAAAAGTTCCATGAATATCATTGGCAAGCTGCTGGAAGATCCAACGGACACCACCTTTGACATTGAGCCTCTGATTCACGGCTCCATGGATCATAAAATTCCAGAGCTGAAACTTGCCGTTGAGGGTTTTATTACACCAGAACAGTCCGGTAAATTGGCCGTTATTAAAAAACATTACGACAACCTTAACGCACGAAAATCTGACCTTGAGGAACTGATCCTTTCCCTTGCCGAGCCCTACACAGAAGAAATTAACTTGATCTTAACTGTTCCGTCCTTTAAAAACATCTTTTCAGCCATTGCCGTGGTTTCTGAAATAGGTGTCGATATGGACGTGTTCCCGACAGCTAAGCATTTATGTTCCTGGGCAGGGTTAACCCCTACAAATAACGAAAGTGCCGGCAAGAAAAAGTCAGTAAGAGTCTCCAGAGCAGGGGTCTACATCAAGCCCCTTTTAGTCCATTGTGCGACCGCTGTCGTCAAAAGCGATAAACATCCCGAAATCCGAAACCGCTATTTGAGAATCAAAAAGCGTCGAGGACACAAGCGTGCCATCATCGCTATCGCACGCATGTTGTTAACAGCCATTTACCATATCCTAAAGAAGAAAGAACCTTACAATCCGGATTTGTATCAAAAAGCCGATGTTCTTCCGGTAAGCCGTGAAATCACGGTTGAACAAGCACTATCATTGGCAAAATCCCAAGGTTTTCGGATCAAGGAAACAGTGACGTAG
- a CDS encoding M20 family metallopeptidase, translating into MSVENLREKIRTAIDSDELMDIVRKLISIPSHTGLEEKEKNVAQYLYELFKSEGIDVYLQEVFDGRSNVIATLKGSSNGRSLMLNGHIDTVPPLSMESPFTPIERDGKLYGRGSADMKSGVATMVYALIVLNRLGIELNGELVFAGVIDEESSRSAGTNFIVENGPKTDLAIVGEPTSLHPVVAHKGITYFEVSFTGEAVHSSVPENGANAINAAADFIKRAEEELVPKYKKMNHPYVGAPTVTMNLIQGGSKGNMPYLSDPNFAIAGTVADTCSVYIDIRWTPYQSSDNIQKDVEEIAKFIEKKRPKINVEVKPILPHPAMEIKSDHVLVRSVQSNLRDELKKEKKITGATYWGDSGLLSDLSNIPTLLFGPGDIGCAHSDNEFIDIKHIEPAAIVYALTALEMCGKS; encoded by the coding sequence ATGAGTGTTGAAAATCTTAGAGAAAAAATCAGGACAGCAATTGACTCAGATGAATTGATGGATATAGTAAGGAAATTGATATCAATCCCAAGTCATACAGGGTTAGAAGAAAAAGAAAAAAATGTTGCTCAATATTTATATGAGCTTTTTAAATCAGAGGGAATTGATGTTTATTTACAAGAAGTATTCGATGGTCGTTCCAATGTGATAGCAACACTAAAGGGATCAAGTAACGGGCGTAGTTTAATGTTAAATGGACATATTGATACTGTCCCACCTCTTTCAATGGAGAGCCCTTTTACACCAATAGAACGTGACGGTAAACTATATGGCCGCGGATCTGCAGATATGAAATCTGGTGTTGCTACAATGGTCTATGCCTTAATTGTCCTCAACCGATTAGGTATAGAACTTAATGGGGAGCTTGTTTTTGCTGGTGTTATAGATGAAGAGTCGTCAAGAAGTGCAGGAACCAATTTCATTGTAGAAAATGGACCGAAGACAGATTTAGCTATAGTGGGTGAGCCTACTAGCCTTCATCCTGTTGTTGCGCATAAAGGCATTACTTATTTTGAGGTTAGTTTTACTGGAGAAGCAGTTCATTCCAGTGTACCTGAAAATGGTGCAAATGCGATTAATGCAGCTGCCGATTTCATAAAACGAGCGGAGGAAGAGTTGGTACCAAAATATAAAAAAATGAACCATCCATATGTGGGGGCGCCTACAGTAACTATGAATTTGATCCAAGGAGGATCTAAGGGGAATATGCCTTATTTATCTGATCCTAATTTTGCAATAGCGGGTACTGTAGCTGACACATGTAGTGTATATATAGATATACGCTGGACTCCTTATCAAAGTTCTGATAACATTCAAAAAGATGTAGAAGAGATTGCAAAATTTATAGAGAAAAAACGTCCGAAAATTAATGTTGAAGTAAAACCTATATTACCTCATCCTGCAATGGAGATAAAATCTGATCATGTTTTAGTACGGTCTGTACAATCAAATTTAAGAGACGAGTTAAAAAAAGAGAAAAAGATAACCGGAGCAACATATTGGGGTGATTCTGGATTGTTATCTGACCTTTCAAATATTCCAACCCTCTTGTTTGGGCCTGGAGATATAGGATGTGCACATTCAGATAATGAGTTTATCGATATTAAACATATTGAGCCAGCAGCTATAGTATATGCGCTTACTGCTTTAGAAATGTGTGGGAAGAGTTAA
- a CDS encoding M20 family metallo-hydrolase, with protein MINQKRIEERIEALSKISEQNVEWVGVSRRALTDEDREAQALTKSWMEQAGMYVHLDPAGNLIGRKDGLDKGAKPLVIGSHIDSVLNGGKYDGTIGVIGGIEVVQHINEESIEIQRPVEVIAFCEEEGSRFEDGGVFGSRAMTGEIKSEHLDAKDEKGITRRGALERFGLAPNEIFTKGIRREMDLYLEMHIEQGPTLESKGIPIGVISGINGRYFGEMTVEGEANHVGATPMAQRYDALVGASEIVIELEKISYRYGAPAVGTVAKMNVMPGYPNVVPDRVEMSGIDIRDLDNERRDLIVEQLQNKAKEIAQAKGLSVEFNDRLRMSSALCKQHIIDTMEAAAEEMNVSYLNMASGACHDAQFMAELCDMGMIFVRSTGGSHNPQERASIDDIQLGTELLSRTALSYLKY; from the coding sequence ATGATTAATCAAAAACGTATTGAAGAGAGAATAGAAGCACTCAGCAAAATTAGTGAACAAAACGTAGAATGGGTCGGCGTATCGCGTCGTGCGCTTACTGATGAAGATAGAGAAGCACAAGCCTTAACAAAATCATGGATGGAACAAGCTGGTATGTATGTACATTTAGATCCGGCTGGAAATCTTATCGGTCGCAAAGATGGGTTGGATAAAGGAGCTAAACCATTAGTTATTGGCTCTCATATTGATTCCGTTTTAAATGGTGGTAAGTATGATGGCACCATTGGCGTGATCGGAGGCATTGAAGTTGTTCAGCACATTAATGAGGAAAGTATTGAAATCCAACGGCCGGTAGAAGTGATTGCTTTTTGTGAAGAAGAAGGGTCACGATTTGAAGATGGGGGGGTTTTCGGTAGTAGAGCAATGACCGGAGAGATTAAATCGGAACATTTGGATGCCAAAGATGAAAAAGGTATTACTAGAAGGGGGGCTTTAGAAAGATTTGGATTGGCTCCGAATGAGATTTTTACCAAAGGAATTAGAAGAGAAATGGACTTATATTTGGAGATGCATATTGAACAAGGCCCAACATTAGAAAGTAAAGGTATCCCTATCGGTGTAATAAGTGGCATTAATGGCAGGTATTTTGGAGAAATGACTGTGGAAGGAGAAGCCAATCACGTAGGGGCTACCCCAATGGCTCAACGCTATGATGCATTAGTGGGAGCAAGTGAAATTGTAATAGAATTGGAAAAAATATCCTATAGATATGGTGCGCCAGCTGTTGGGACAGTAGCAAAAATGAATGTTATGCCGGGGTATCCTAATGTTGTTCCAGATCGTGTTGAAATGTCGGGAATTGATATACGCGATTTAGATAACGAAAGACGTGATTTAATTGTTGAGCAACTGCAAAACAAAGCAAAGGAAATCGCTCAAGCAAAAGGGCTTAGTGTCGAATTTAATGATCGATTGAGAATGAGTTCCGCTTTGTGCAAACAGCATATTATAGATACGATGGAAGCTGCCGCTGAGGAAATGAATGTCTCCTATCTAAACATGGCAAGTGGTGCTTGTCATGATGCGCAATTCATGGCTGAACTATGTGATATGGGTATGATTTTTGTGCGATCGACTGGAGGAAGTCATAATCCACAGGAGAGAGCATCAATTGACGATATACAATTAGGAACTGAACTTCTTTCACGAACAGCATTAAGTTATTTAAAATATTAA
- a CDS encoding SDR family NAD(P)-dependent oxidoreductase, giving the protein MKLKGKVVVITGAGPGLGMGRGFPIAFAKEGANLSLNYYGENKSTVEDFKDELQKYGSEVILKEGDISNEETVQQLVESTINKFGRIDVLLNNAAISTQSLIKDMPTDMWDRMMEVNLKSVFLTTRYVIPQMISQKHGRIINIASQIGQKGGVEHSHYAAAKAGVIGFTKSIAQELGQSGINANCIAPGPINTQLMAGVNEEWKTRKLNELVVPRLGEVEEVVPTAIFLASEPDGNIYTGQTLGPNCGDVML; this is encoded by the coding sequence TTGAAACTGAAAGGTAAAGTGGTGGTCATAACAGGAGCAGGTCCAGGTTTGGGAATGGGTAGAGGCTTTCCAATTGCTTTTGCTAAAGAAGGAGCGAATCTTTCTCTGAATTACTACGGAGAAAATAAAAGTACAGTTGAAGACTTTAAAGACGAATTACAAAAATATGGATCTGAGGTAATTTTGAAGGAAGGAGATATATCAAATGAAGAAACGGTACAGCAGTTAGTAGAGTCCACAATAAATAAGTTTGGAAGAATAGATGTTTTACTAAATAATGCAGCTATTTCAACTCAAAGTCTAATTAAAGATATGCCAACCGATATGTGGGATAGAATGATGGAGGTTAATTTAAAGAGTGTCTTTCTAACAACGAGATATGTAATTCCTCAGATGATTTCTCAAAAACATGGAAGGATAATTAATATAGCTTCTCAAATAGGACAAAAAGGAGGTGTAGAACATAGTCATTACGCGGCTGCCAAGGCAGGGGTAATTGGTTTTACAAAATCAATAGCACAAGAATTAGGTCAATCCGGCATTAATGCAAATTGTATTGCACCTGGGCCGATAAATACCCAATTAATGGCTGGGGTGAATGAAGAATGGAAAACTAGAAAGTTAAACGAACTTGTAGTACCTCGACTAGGGGAAGTGGAAGAGGTTGTCCCTACCGCTATCTTTTTAGCATCAGAACCAGATGGTAATATTTACACAGGACAAACTTTAGGCCCTAATTGTGGAGATGTAATGTTATAA
- a CDS encoding RidA family protein, translating to MQAEQKLKDLDINLPKIAENNDLPFSTKGVIVDKLVYLSGQTTMIDGEMKITGTVGSAVTVEIAQEAAEVCTLNLISALKDLIGDLNKVKRIVKLTGYVASDKDFDQQAKVINGASNLLNSVFGGETPHARAAIGVAALPGGTSVEAEMIVELNT from the coding sequence ATGCAAGCCGAACAAAAACTAAAAGATCTGGATATAAATTTACCTAAAATCGCTGAAAACAACGATCTTCCTTTCTCTACCAAAGGAGTAATTGTTGACAAATTAGTATATTTATCAGGGCAAACAACTATGATAGATGGCGAAATGAAAATTACTGGTACAGTTGGATCTGCAGTAACTGTGGAAATAGCGCAAGAGGCAGCAGAGGTATGTACGTTAAATCTAATTTCGGCTCTAAAGGATCTGATTGGAGACCTAAACAAAGTGAAAAGAATTGTAAAATTGACTGGATATGTTGCATCAGATAAAGACTTCGATCAACAAGCTAAAGTTATTAATGGAGCATCCAATCTCTTAAATAGCGTTTTTGGTGGGGAAACCCCACATGCAAGAGCTGCAATTGGAGTTGCTGCATTGCCTGGAGGAACCTCAGTTGAGGCAGAAATGATAGTAGAGTTAAACACATAA
- a CDS encoding cytosine permease, which yields MVKVKMGSNLSGSFQDRWDSSLYNSDLAPVPTEKKSWTWWTYACIWMGIAHNVNQWIIVAIMIQQGMSFWQAFGVVCFVFGIVYIAIVANSIAGAKFGIPFPVIIRAAFGHRAALVPIFIRGVMGIFWFGIFMFLASEAIDVAFGAVIPGWGGLEDIRILGMGLNTLIGYAISIALHYFVITKGIQRIKNFEMWAGPVIMVVAIGLVFWAMDVAGGFMPLITIESTISGGEFWSLFFLSATGIIGTVATLIVNISDLTRYARSQKDHLIGSLIGVPGMFILFSAITLLVTAGSVIAFGDAVYDPIQIIAQLDNNFLVFIAAITVLFSIIGLNAATNAVAVGFDLAALAPKYLSFSRAGVIAIVIGVFMVPWLWYGQAETMNNIMGILGSLMGALLAIMLVDFYFVRRRKYDVDSLFMKHGEYEYKNGFNWRGITAFAIGSFIALIGLIIPQLGWLYSFNWFLGIAGAGISYMILTTRKVDKEKNTEVTTSDDIAN from the coding sequence ATGGTGAAAGTTAAAATGGGCTCTAATTTGAGTGGTAGTTTTCAAGATAGATGGGACTCTTCCCTATACAATTCTGATTTAGCACCCGTTCCAACAGAAAAAAAGAGTTGGACATGGTGGACCTATGCTTGTATTTGGATGGGAATAGCACATAATGTAAATCAATGGATTATAGTAGCTATAATGATTCAGCAAGGAATGAGTTTTTGGCAAGCATTTGGAGTTGTGTGCTTTGTGTTTGGGATTGTATATATCGCTATAGTAGCGAATAGTATAGCTGGTGCAAAATTTGGCATACCTTTCCCTGTTATTATTAGAGCAGCATTTGGACACAGAGCTGCTTTGGTACCAATTTTCATACGAGGCGTTATGGGGATTTTTTGGTTTGGAATCTTTATGTTTTTAGCTAGCGAAGCAATAGATGTTGCATTTGGAGCTGTTATTCCCGGGTGGGGTGGTTTGGAGGATATTCGAATACTTGGAATGGGTCTGAATACATTAATTGGCTATGCAATCTCTATTGCTCTACATTATTTCGTTATTACTAAAGGGATTCAGCGAATAAAGAACTTTGAAATGTGGGCAGGCCCTGTAATTATGGTTGTAGCTATAGGTCTAGTTTTCTGGGCTATGGACGTTGCGGGTGGATTTATGCCATTGATTACTATTGAGTCTACAATTTCAGGTGGAGAATTTTGGTCGCTTTTCTTTCTATCGGCAACGGGAATAATTGGTACAGTGGCTACTTTAATAGTAAATATTTCTGATTTAACGAGATATGCTCGGAGCCAAAAAGACCATTTGATAGGCTCGTTAATTGGTGTGCCCGGGATGTTTATTTTATTTAGCGCGATTACACTTCTCGTAACGGCTGGTTCTGTAATTGCGTTCGGTGATGCCGTTTATGACCCGATACAAATCATAGCACAATTAGACAACAATTTTCTTGTTTTTATTGCTGCTATAACAGTTTTGTTTTCGATAATAGGTTTAAATGCTGCCACAAATGCAGTAGCAGTAGGATTTGATTTGGCAGCTCTAGCACCTAAGTATCTTTCTTTTTCAAGAGCTGGAGTAATCGCTATCGTAATTGGTGTATTTATGGTTCCTTGGTTATGGTATGGTCAGGCAGAAACTATGAACAATATTATGGGTATACTTGGTTCTCTTATGGGAGCGTTGTTAGCTATCATGTTAGTAGACTTTTATTTTGTGCGACGCAGGAAATATGATGTAGACAGCTTGTTTATGAAACATGGGGAATATGAATATAAAAATGGTTTTAATTGGCGTGGAATAACAGCATTTGCTATAGGCTCGTTTATAGCTTTAATTGGCCTTATCATTCCTCAACTAGGATGGTTATATAGTTTTAACTGGTTTTTGGGAATAGCAGGAGCTGGTATCTCTTACATGATATTGACAACACGTAAGGTAGATAAAGAGAAAAATACAGAGGTAACAACCTCAGATGACATAGCTAACTAG
- a CDS encoding NAD-dependent epimerase/dehydratase family protein: protein MNVLVTGSSGLIGASLVKGLADEGFKVIGYDKFSNNAIPHKDYKFEEGDLCDFPRLASVIKKYKIDSIIHCGGMSHPQVGAISPYNIVQTNIVGTTNVFESARLFNVKKVVYISSGAVYGKNQLCVTKETDQLNPTTIYGVSKVTGEQIAAVFASNYGVESISLRLAFVYGPNRLMPDPLKMLLSQAIAGENIYEEKGADQKLEFIYIKDVVTAIKKALILTNLKHNVFNIGSGVNDSLMEVISVIRGLFPNISIEIGKGDFGYDRIGAFDCSRAKEELGFSPNYSLKEGIRDYAKFLKEYQNQT from the coding sequence ATGAATGTTTTGGTTACAGGGAGTTCAGGTCTTATTGGAGCTTCCTTAGTTAAAGGTCTAGCAGATGAGGGTTTTAAAGTGATTGGATATGATAAATTTAGCAACAATGCTATCCCTCACAAAGATTACAAATTTGAGGAAGGAGATCTTTGTGATTTTCCCCGTTTGGCTTCGGTCATAAAAAAATATAAGATAGATTCAATTATCCATTGCGGAGGCATGTCTCATCCTCAAGTAGGTGCTATCTCGCCCTATAATATAGTGCAAACAAATATAGTGGGAACTACAAACGTTTTTGAAAGTGCACGTTTATTTAATGTAAAAAAGGTTGTTTATATAAGCTCAGGTGCTGTTTACGGAAAGAATCAGTTATGTGTTACAAAAGAGACTGACCAATTAAACCCAACAACTATTTATGGTGTTTCAAAAGTAACAGGGGAACAAATTGCTGCTGTTTTTGCTTCAAATTACGGAGTAGAAAGTATCTCATTAAGATTGGCATTTGTCTATGGTCCTAATCGCCTTATGCCTGATCCATTAAAAATGTTATTGAGTCAAGCAATAGCCGGAGAAAATATATATGAAGAAAAAGGTGCAGATCAAAAACTGGAATTTATTTATATAAAAGATGTAGTTACTGCAATAAAAAAAGCTTTGATTTTGACTAATCTAAAACATAATGTTTTTAATATTGGAAGTGGCGTAAATGACTCATTGATGGAAGTGATATCCGTCATCAGAGGCTTGTTTCCCAATATTTCAATTGAAATAGGGAAAGGTGATTTTGGCTACGATAGAATAGGAGCGTTTGATTGCTCTAGAGCAAAAGAGGAACTTGGTTTTAGCCCAAACTATTCTTTAAAAGAAGGAATACGTGACTATGCTAAGTTTTTGAAAGAATATCAAAATCAAACATAG
- a CDS encoding M20 family metallo-hydrolase — MINSDRLEERIETLGQISVQIEGWTGVTRLALSDKDKEAKELMKSWMEQAGMDVHLDPAGNLVGRKEGQNKDTKPVVIGSHIDTTLNAGKFDGTVGVIGGVEVVQHMTEEGIQPLRPIEVIAINDEEGIRFKDGGLFGSRAMTGKVGSVDLELKDQNGISRREALQEFGLNPDEIFTKAVRKKGDMDIYLEMHIEQGPVLVEKGIPVGVIQGINGRYFGQITVDGEANHCGGTPMNMRHDAFLGASEIAIALEDLVKDHGSPTVGTLCTADVYPGTDNIIAGQVKLSGIDIRDLDNKKRDDIVNDLKKRSKEIETRRGLHIEFNDKLRSSSALCNQQIMDTMKYVAEKRDIPYIEMPSGACHDAQNMAELCNMGMIFVRSTGGSHNPSEYADKEDIKLGTEVLAQTAIYYATKA, encoded by the coding sequence ATGATAAATTCAGATCGACTTGAAGAAAGAATTGAAACACTTGGACAAATTAGTGTCCAAATTGAGGGTTGGACTGGAGTAACACGGCTTGCACTTAGTGATAAGGACAAGGAAGCAAAAGAATTAATGAAATCTTGGATGGAACAGGCTGGCATGGATGTACATTTGGATCCAGCGGGCAATCTTGTTGGCCGCAAAGAAGGTCAAAATAAAGATACTAAACCTGTTGTTATAGGCTCACATATCGATACCACTTTGAATGCAGGAAAATTTGATGGCACTGTTGGGGTCATTGGAGGAGTAGAAGTCGTTCAGCATATGACTGAAGAAGGGATTCAACCTTTGCGTCCCATCGAAGTAATTGCTATTAATGATGAAGAAGGTATACGTTTTAAGGATGGTGGGCTCTTTGGCAGTCGAGCCATGACCGGTAAGGTCGGATCGGTAGACTTGGAACTTAAGGATCAAAATGGTATCTCGAGAAGGGAAGCATTGCAAGAATTTGGTCTAAATCCGGATGAGATCTTTACAAAGGCCGTTCGAAAAAAAGGAGATATGGATATTTATTTGGAAATGCATATCGAACAAGGTCCTGTTTTAGTTGAAAAGGGTATTCCTGTCGGGGTTATTCAAGGCATCAACGGTCGTTACTTCGGACAGATTACAGTTGATGGAGAAGCTAATCACTGTGGAGGTACTCCAATGAATATGAGACATGATGCTTTTCTGGGTGCCAGTGAAATTGCCATAGCTTTGGAAGATCTAGTTAAAGACCACGGTTCACCGACAGTTGGAACATTATGTACAGCTGATGTTTATCCTGGGACTGATAATATAATTGCCGGACAAGTGAAATTATCAGGAATTGACATTCGAGATTTGGACAATAAAAAACGTGATGACATTGTAAACGATTTAAAAAAACGTTCAAAGGAGATCGAAACACGTAGAGGTCTCCACATTGAATTTAATGATAAATTAAGATCTAGCTCAGCTTTATGTAACCAGCAAATCATGGATACTATGAAATACGTGGCCGAGAAACGTGATATTCCATATATAGAAATGCCCAGTGGAGCTTGTCATGATGCCCAGAATATGGCTGAGTTGTGTAATATGGGAATGATTTTTGTACGATCCACCGGCGGGAGCCATAACCCGAGTGAATATGCCGATAAAGAGGATATCAAGCTAGGGACGGAAGTACTTGCCCAAACCGCCATTTATTATGCCACCAAAGCTTAA